In Lonchura striata isolate bLonStr1 chromosome 2, bLonStr1.mat, whole genome shotgun sequence, a single genomic region encodes these proteins:
- the LOC110480737 gene encoding beta/gamma crystallin domain-containing protein 2-like, translated as MGKIIIYEHANFRGVSREITSDISNLGRLDFNDIISSVKVIGQPWVAYEHINYSGRLMVLEEGEHNYVGRSMNDTISSLQMITEDLHNPQITLYEHPNYQGKSRVIREATNLAAGFDNDIMSSHKVQRGAWLLCEHSDGSGIQYIAREKDNLPHYSAIYLNDKLSFLRPLRPGQQLCPGGIALSSPQPCSWHPGCHPAPRGRNSNSRSPAEMGRIILYEHTNFQGLSKEFTSDIANLRDADWNDLASSAKVIGQPWVLYEHSNYGGRFLVLEEGDHSFFGTKLNNKISSLQMITEDLSNPEITLYEHANYQGKSRVVREATNLAAGHDNDIMTSHKVQRGVWLLCEHSDGSGIQYLARERENLPNYKAINFNDKLSFLRPLRAGRSY; from the exons ATGGGAAAAATCATCATTTATGAGCATGCCAACTTCAGGGGTGTGTCCAGAGAAATCACTTCTGACATTTCCAATCTGGGACGTTTGGATTTTAATGATATTATCTCCTCAGTGAAAGTAATTGGCCAGCCTTGGGTGGCTTATGAGCACATAAATTATTCAGGCCGGCTAATGGTACTTGAGGAGGGGGAGCATAACTATGTTGGCAGAAGCATGAATGATAcaatcagctctctgcagatgATCACTGAAGATCTGCACAATCCCCAGATCACTCTCTATGAACATCCCAACTACCAAGGGAAGAGCAGAGTAATAAGAGAAGCAACCAACCTGGCTGCGGGATTTGACAATGACATCATGTCTTCTCACAAAGTCCAGAGAGGTGCCTGGCTGTTGTGTGAGCACAGTGATGGAAGTGGAATTCAATACATTGCACGAGAAAAAGATAATCTTCCACATTACTCAGCAATCTACCTCAATGACAAGCTTTCCTTCCTGCGTCCCCTTCGCCCGGGCC agcagctgtgccctggaggAATTGCCCtcagctctccccagccctgcagctggcatCCAG GTTGTCATCCAGCTCCTAGAGGAAGGAATTCAAACTCTAGAAGTCCTGCTGAGATGGGAAGAATCATCCTTTATGAACATACCAATTTCCAGGGTTTGTCCAAAGAATTCACCTCTGATATTGCCAATTTAAGAGATGCAGACTGGAATGATCTTGCCTCCTCGGCAAAAGTAATTGGCCAGCCTTGGGTGCTTTATGAGCATTCAAACTATGGAGGTCGATTTCTGGTACTTGAGGAGGGAGACCATAGCTTTTTTGGTACAAAGTTGAATAATAAGATCAGTTCTCTGCAGATGATCACTGAAGATCTGAGCAATCCTGAGATCACTCTCTATGAGCATGCCAACTATCAAGGGAAAAGCAGGGTAGTGCGAGAAGCAACCAACCTGGCTGCAGGACATGACAACGACATCATGACTTCCCACAAAGTACAGAGAGGTGTGTGGCTGCTGTGTGAGCACAGTGATGGAAGTGGAATTCAATACCTTGCTCGAGAACGTGAAAACCTTCCAAATTACAAGGCAATAAATTTCAATGACAAGCTTTCCTTCCTGCGTCCCCTTCGTGCTGGCCGTTCTTATTAG